Proteins encoded in a region of the Aphelocoma coerulescens isolate FSJ_1873_10779 chromosome 28, UR_Acoe_1.0, whole genome shotgun sequence genome:
- the JUND gene encoding transcription factor JunD: METPFYHDDVLSGLGSGFAPSSGSSGLLLPFPGGSMMKKDALGMALPEQVAAALKAPGAASGEAAGLLGSADLGLLKLASPELERLIIQSNGLVTTTPTSGQFLYPKAAASEEQEFAEGFVKALEDLHKQNQLGGGAAGSGGGAGGGGGGGSGGAGELPAAGMAPEPPVYANLSTYPAVSYAADPGPFAAPPPRLPPPPPPLKDEPQIVPEVPSFGESPPLSPIDMDTQERIKAERKRLRNRIAASKCRKRKLERISRLEEKVKSLKSQNTELASTASLLREQVAQLKQKVLSHVNSGCQLLPQHQHQVPAY, translated from the coding sequence ATGGAAACACCCTTCTACCATGATGATGTGTTGAGCGGCCTCGGCAGCGGCTTCGCCCCGTCCTCCGGCAGCAGCgggcttctcctgcctttccccGGCGGCAGCATGATGAAGAAGGACGCGCTCGGGATGGCCTTACCGGAACAGGTGGCGGCGGCGCTGAAAGCCCCCGGCGCGGCCAGCGGCGAGGCGGCGGGGCTGCTGGGCTCGGCCGACCTGGGGCTGCTCAAGCTGGCGTCCCCGGAGCTGGAGCGGCTCATCATCCAGTCCAACGGGCTGGTCACCACGACCCCGACCAGCGGCCAGTTCCTCTACCCTAAAGCGGCCGCCTCCGAGGAGCAGGAGTTCGCCGAGGGTTTCGTGAAGGCGCTGGAGGACTTGCACAAGCAGAACCAGctgggcggcggcgcggcgggcagcggcggcggcgcgggcggcggcggtggGGGAGGAAGCGGCGGCGCGGGCGAGCTGCCCGCCGCCGGGATGGCCCCGGAGCCGCCGGTGTACGCCAACCTCAGCACCTACCCGGCCGTCAGCTACGCCGCCGACCCCGGCCCGTtcgcggcgccgccgccgcggctgccgccgcccccgccgccgctaaAGGACGAGCCGCAGATCGTGCCGGAGGTGCCGAGCTTCGGGGAGAGCCCGCCGCTGTCCCCCATCGACATGGACACGCAGGAGCGCATCAAGGCGGAACGGAAGCGGCTGAGGAACCGCATCGCCGCCTCCAAGTGCCGCAAGAGGAAGCTGGAGCGGATCTCCCGGCTGGAGGAGAAGGTGAAGAGCCTCAAGAGCCAGAACACGGAGCTCGCCTCCACCGCCAGCCTGCTCCGCGAGCAGGTCGCCCAGCTCAAGCAGAAGGTGCTCAGCCACGTCAACAGCGGCTGCCAactcctgccccagcaccagcaccaggTGCCGGCGTACTGA
- the LSM4 gene encoding U6 snRNA-associated Sm-like protein LSm4, with the protein MLPLSLLKTAQNHPMLVELKNGETYNGHLVSCDNWMNINLREVICTSRDGDKFWRMPECYIRGSTIKYLRIPDEIIDMVKEEVVSKGRGRGGMQQQKQQKGRGVGGAGRGVFGGRGRGIPGSGRGQQEKKPGRQSAKQ; encoded by the exons ATG CTGCCCCTGTCCTTGCTGAAGACGGCGCAGAACCACCCCATG CTGGTGGAGCTGAAGAACGGGGAGACGTACAACGGGCACCTGGTGAGCTGCGACAACTGGATGAACATCAACCTGCGGGAGGTCATCTGCACATCGCGG GACGGGGACAAGTTCTGGAGGATGCCAGAGTGCTACATCCGCGGCAGCACCATCAAATACCTGCGGATCCCCGATGAAATCATTGACATGGTGAAGGAGGAGGTGGTGTCCAAGGGCAGAGGCCGCGGTGggatgcagcagcagaagcagcagaagggcCGTGGGGTTGGAGGAGCTGGACGAG GTGTGTTCGGTGGCCGTGGCCGAGGAATTCCAGGCAGTGGAAGAggccagcaggaaaaaaagccaggcaGGCAATCAGCCAAGCAGTGA
- the PGPEP1 gene encoding pyroglutamyl-peptidase 1 isoform X1, whose translation MEKPRRAVVVTGFGPFGEHAVNASWIAVQELEKLGLRDDVDLHVYEVPVEYQTVQRLIPALWKKHSPQLVVHVGVSGMATTVTLEKCGHNVGYKGLDNCRFCPGSQCCVEGGPECIDSIIDMDTVCRRVSALGLDVTVTISKDAGRYLCDFTYYTSLYQSRGRSAFVHVPPLGKPYSAEQLGRALQAIIEEMLDVLEHSEDKINCQHEH comes from the exons ATGGAGAAGCCGCGGCGGGCGGTGGTGGTGACGG GGTTTGGGCCGTTTGGAGAACACGCTGTGAACGCCAGCTGGATTGCAGTGCAG gagctggagaagctggggctgcggGATGACGTGGATCTGCACGTCTACGAGGTCCCTGTTGAGTACCAGACCGTGCAGAGACTCATTCCTGCCTTGTGGAAGAAGCACAGTCCCCAG CTGGTGGTCCACGTGGGGGTTTCGGGCATGGCCACCACTGTCACCCTGGAGAAGTGTGGCCACAACGTGGGCTACAAGGGGCTGGACAACTGTCGCTTCTGCccgggctcccagtgctgcGTGGAGGGCGGCCCCGAGTGCATCGACTCCATCATCGACATGGACACCGTGTGCAGGAGGGtctcggcgctggggctggaTGTCACCGTCACCATCTCCAAGGACGCTGGCAG GTACCTCTGTGACTTCACCTACTACACCTCCTTGTACCAGAGCCGTGGGAGGTCGGCGTTCGTCCACGTGCCTCCTCTGGGAAAACCTTACTCTGCAGAACAGCTGGGCCGGGCCCTGCAGGCCATCATAGAGGAAATGCTGGATGTTTTGGAGCATTCTGAAGACAAAATCAATTGTCAACATGAACACTGA
- the PGPEP1 gene encoding pyroglutamyl-peptidase 1 isoform X2, whose product MATTVTLEKCGHNVGYKGLDNCRFCPGSQCCVEGGPECIDSIIDMDTVCRRVSALGLDVTVTISKDAGRYLCDFTYYTSLYQSRGRSAFVHVPPLGKPYSAEQLGRALQAIIEEMLDVLEHSEDKINCQHEH is encoded by the exons ATGGCCACCACTGTCACCCTGGAGAAGTGTGGCCACAACGTGGGCTACAAGGGGCTGGACAACTGTCGCTTCTGCccgggctcccagtgctgcGTGGAGGGCGGCCCCGAGTGCATCGACTCCATCATCGACATGGACACCGTGTGCAGGAGGGtctcggcgctggggctggaTGTCACCGTCACCATCTCCAAGGACGCTGGCAG GTACCTCTGTGACTTCACCTACTACACCTCCTTGTACCAGAGCCGTGGGAGGTCGGCGTTCGTCCACGTGCCTCCTCTGGGAAAACCTTACTCTGCAGAACAGCTGGGCCGGGCCCTGCAGGCCATCATAGAGGAAATGCTGGATGTTTTGGAGCATTCTGAAGACAAAATCAATTGTCAACATGAACACTGA